One window of Flavobacterium ammonificans genomic DNA carries:
- the fusA gene encoding elongation factor G translates to MARDLKYTRNIGIAAHIDAGKTTTTERILFYTGKSHKIGEVHDGAATMDWMAQEQERGITITSAATTCEWNFPTEQGKILPETTGYHFNIIDTPGHVDFTVEVNRSLRVLDGLVFLFSAVDGVEPQSETNWRLADQYRVPRMGFVNKMDRQGSNFLNVCQQVRDMLKSNAVAITLPIGEENDFKGVVDLVKNQAIIWHDATQGATFDIVDIPADMVDDVKAYRSILIEAVADYDENLLDKYMEDENSITEDEINTALRAATIDMAIIPMIAGSSFKNKGVQFMLDAVCKYLPSPLDKEGIEGIHPDDADLLEEDQTKILRRPDVKEPFAALAFKIATDPYVGRLAFFRAYSGRLDAGSYILNTRSGNKERISRIYQMHANKQNPIEYIEAGDIGAAVGFKDIKTGDTMCDEKHPIILESMKFPDPVIGIAIEPKTKADVDKMGMALAKLAEEDPTFTVRTDEASGQTIISGMGELHLDILVDRMKREFKVEVNQGEPQVEYKEAFTKEAQHREVYKKQSGGRGKFGDIVFRLEPADVVDGKAPVGLQFVNEVKGGNVPKEYIPAVEKGFREAMKTGPLAGYTVDSLKVTLLDGSYHPVDSDALSFELAARMGYKEVAKAAGAVILEPIMKIEVITPEENMGDIVGDLNRRRGQVNDMGDRAGAKTIKANVPLSEMFGYVTTLRTLSSGRATSTMEFSHYEQTPSNISEEVIKKAKGNA, encoded by the coding sequence ATGGCTAGAGATTTAAAATATACAAGAAACATAGGTATTGCTGCTCATATTGATGCTGGTAAAACAACAACAACAGAGCGTATTTTATTCTATACAGGAAAATCACACAAAATTGGTGAGGTGCATGATGGTGCTGCAACAATGGACTGGATGGCACAAGAGCAAGAAAGAGGTATTACAATTACTTCTGCTGCTACAACTTGTGAGTGGAATTTTCCAACTGAGCAAGGTAAAATTTTACCTGAAACTACAGGTTACCATTTTAATATTATTGATACCCCAGGTCACGTTGACTTTACTGTAGAGGTAAACCGTTCATTACGTGTGCTTGATGGTTTAGTTTTCTTATTTAGTGCGGTTGATGGTGTTGAGCCACAATCAGAAACTAACTGGAGATTAGCCGATCAATATAGAGTTCCACGTATGGGATTCGTAAATAAAATGGACCGTCAAGGTTCTAACTTCTTAAACGTATGTCAACAAGTTAGAGATATGTTGAAATCTAACGCTGTTGCAATCACTTTGCCTATTGGTGAAGAGAATGATTTCAAAGGAGTAGTTGACTTGGTAAAAAATCAAGCTATTATTTGGCATGATGCTACACAAGGAGCGACTTTTGATATTGTTGATATTCCTGCTGATATGGTAGATGATGTAAAAGCATATAGATCTATTCTTATTGAAGCAGTAGCTGACTATGATGAAAATCTATTGGATAAGTACATGGAAGATGAAAACTCTATTACAGAGGATGAAATCAACACTGCTTTGAGAGCTGCTACAATTGATATGGCGATTATTCCTATGATTGCAGGTTCTTCTTTCAAAAATAAAGGAGTTCAGTTCATGTTAGATGCAGTTTGTAAGTACTTACCATCTCCATTGGATAAAGAAGGTATTGAAGGAATTCATCCTGATGATGCTGATTTATTAGAAGAAGATCAAACTAAAATATTACGTCGTCCAGATGTAAAAGAGCCGTTCGCTGCTTTGGCATTTAAGATTGCTACTGACCCTTATGTTGGTCGTTTGGCTTTCTTCCGTGCGTATTCTGGTCGTTTGGATGCAGGTTCTTACATCTTGAACACGCGTTCAGGAAACAAAGAAAGAATTTCTCGTATCTACCAAATGCACGCTAACAAACAAAATCCAATCGAATATATTGAGGCTGGAGATATTGGAGCGGCTGTTGGATTTAAAGATATCAAAACTGGGGATACTATGTGTGATGAAAAACACCCAATTATCCTTGAGTCTATGAAATTCCCAGATCCTGTAATTGGTATCGCTATTGAGCCTAAAACTAAAGCTGACGTTGATAAAATGGGTATGGCTTTGGCTAAATTGGCAGAGGAAGATCCAACATTTACTGTAAGAACTGATGAAGCTTCAGGTCAAACGATTATTTCAGGTATGGGTGAGTTACACTTAGACATTCTTGTAGATCGTATGAAACGTGAATTCAAAGTTGAAGTAAACCAAGGTGAGCCTCAAGTAGAATACAAAGAAGCGTTTACAAAAGAAGCTCAACATAGAGAAGTGTACAAAAAACAATCTGGAGGTCGTGGTAAATTTGGAGATATCGTTTTCCGTTTAGAGCCTGCAGATGTTGTTGATGGAAAAGCTCCAGTTGGATTACAATTTGTGAATGAAGTTAAAGGAGGAAACGTTCCTAAAGAATATATTCCTGCTGTTGAGAAAGGTTTCAGAGAAGCTATGAAGACAGGACCATTAGCTGGTTATACTGTAGATAGTTTAAAAGTAACTTTATTAGACGGTTCTTATCACCCAGTGGATTCTGATGCATTGTCATTTGAATTAGCTGCAAGAATGGGTTATAAAGAAGTGGCAAAAGCAGCTGGTGCAGTTATCCTTGAGCCTATTATGAAAATCGAAGTGATTACTCCAGAAGAAAATATGGGGGATATCGTTGGGGATTTGAATAGAAGAAGAGGTCAAGTAAATGACATGGGAGACAGAGCAGGTGCTAAAACTATTAAAGCAAATGTTCCTTTATCTGAAATGTTTGGATATGTTACAACATTAAGAACATTATCATCAGGTAGAGCAACTTCTACTATGGAATTTTCACACTATGAACAAACTCCTTCTAATATTTCAGAAGAAGTGATCAAAAAAGCAAAAGGTAACGCTTAA
- the rpsJ gene encoding 30S ribosomal protein S10, with product MSQKIRIKLKSYDHMLVDKSAEKIVKTVKTTGAVVTGPIPLPTHKKLFTVLRSPHVNKKAREQFEVMSYKRLIDIYSSSSKTIDALMKLELPSGVEVEIKV from the coding sequence ATGAGTCAAAAAATCAGAATAAAACTAAAATCTTACGATCATATGTTGGTAGACAAGTCTGCTGAAAAGATTGTAAAAACGGTGAAAACTACCGGTGCAGTTGTAACAGGACCAATTCCATTGCCAACTCACAAAAAATTATTCACGGTATTACGTTCTCCACACGTTAACAAAAAAGCGAGAGAACAATTTGAAGTGATGTCATACAAGAGATTAATTGACATTTATTCATCTTCATCTAAAACTATTGATGCTTTAATGAAATTAGAATTGCCTAGTGGAGTTGAAGTAGAAATCAAAGTTTAG